One genomic region from Phragmites australis chromosome 1, lpPhrAust1.1, whole genome shotgun sequence encodes:
- the LOC133917807 gene encoding large ribosomal subunit protein bL12c-like: MASTTLSSAFTLLSRPSSSSSSPSASLPRPSLAVPRRRRAVAVASTATESPKVVELGDAIAGLTLEEARSLVDHLQERLGVTAAAFAPAAVVAAPGAGGAGAGAEEAAPAEKTEFDVVIEEVPSSARIATIKVVRALTSLALKEAKDLIEGLPKKLKEAVSKDEAEDAKKQLEEVGAKVSIV; the protein is encoded by the coding sequence ATGGCTTCCACCACCCTCTCCTCCGCCTTCACCCTCCTCTcccgcccctcctcctcctcctcgtccccctCCGCTTCGCTCCCGAGGCCCTCCCTCGccgtgccgcgccgccgccgcgccgtcgccgtcgcgtcCACCGCCACCGAGTCCCCCAAGGTCGTGGAGCTCGGGGATGCCATCGCCGGGCTGACGCTCGAGGAGGCCCGCAGCCTCGTCGACCACCTCCAGGAGCGCCTCGGCGTCACCGCGGCCGCCTTCGCGCCCGCCGCCGTCGTAGCGGCgccgggcgcgggcggcgcgggggccggcgcggaggaggcggcCCCCGCCGAGAAGACGGAGTTCGACGTCGTCATCGAGGAGGTGCCCAGCAGCGCGCGTATCGCCACCATCAAGGTGGTGCGCGCGCTCACCAGCCTCGCGCTCAAGGAGGCAAAGGACCTCATCGAGGGGCTCCccaagaagctcaaggaggcCGTGAGCAAGGATGAGGCTGAGGACGCCAAGAAGCAGCTCGAGGAGGTCGGCGCCAAGGTGTCCATCGTGTGA